In the genome of Bremerella sp. JC817, one region contains:
- a CDS encoding HEAT repeat domain-containing protein, translating to MDRSTLVRFGWLVLLVGCSSQNDIASNDSDPPKDRPSGVWTERAEDLQQQNDSRGTLNEPIRQASIKDGDAKVEASEDDAESSMKEPSTTEPADPSGTEAMEAEQPPTETNGDGKVPFVLKVADAPPIAAAFSGEEMPADQSVSEEVQRTLEEYDEPDFDKLKEIFLTYPHAESRKDALWHMVRWVKGRDAEIVSLLRTGTQDPSDLVRGASLELLWDVQTSEERQLDISSAMGEVVPFLQSDHSRRALTIIKSSGPDASATMPMLMQLLEDDDFIHGDLVIETISEMGDYGRQATKQLSQIAVTSYGRSEAAAIALGKLGEEKPLLEATRHKDSWFSDRAIRGLSELPAKSPWVVNALIEATKSESNSAKKYAVPGLCSIQPPTEEVTQALLTLMKDKDNFVRAEVYENLPNMKPLPPELLDALVSAAENEEPGYSKNKAKDALANCDGADEIRLSLLLKDVEERDGSYYGIFGDGGPTFFPMLKKMAVDPELPVRRRISALIGLESLADGLDLNLDGDDGEQLAELARKVAQEKDEPHLYVAAIDLLMRVRGANPDYDVYLEAVSTDGPVVTYREAIDMLCSVRKPEALSKFQALIENGNPKLLETILRQVRVYEDDASSLVPAIINVELDPMVFDDTESIRTVQLETLAAIGTQRDLIEPFAKKVMAEVNPESYFYALVMEQNAALIAKFDLPADDLVAAIKKQLEEAPSDQKRARWIPTLVKLGPKAASLTPLVASYLQSEDYDLKTDSVDALVAFGPAAKEAVPQLIECIKTWDYPSAPIQALGAIEAGGPEFVKLVPKLLEDIDNRNVVLDTIAKLGPAAKDAIPAITPLLSSTDDSDVENAIIALGAMGAEAKSTVPQLIKTAQENDAYGIPDTAVAALAKIDPANPAVVELGLGLLDLDDDEAVETFLTNLGENAPAVLQQGLQSESPKVKANSLALLDKIDISDDQKREISQTLLDDDDESVRAKAAQQLFALGDRSEKILGLAFIAAMNDQSGRQNQQLWMLRRAVTPQAIDYLLSADIEDHQRSNAMGWLDSTVPPQYTDRFQKLYDALASEDAVQRTWSAIALSQLGDRSDKVMDILVQAASEEGPAQLNAIYQMPYYEMISPETQAKVEAAMLMVMNTGSPEIAGAARQALERSSLESPATREALAVMLEEEATVVPAAHIVSARLKDFVFSPKAIETLASQLGTSDDEVGRYQRRENIRAIGKCLFLAGPTGVEKLVEGIRASELSDELRLAALTANIQNRYGGQEVEPLDPAVQAALKPLLESDDLSIATTAAMLLALGDAADIELAPKLLAGLYLEQYDFTDVLVESMLLRKQEADVIVPGLIKQLPDLPEQTQSQVGRRLAESDNDSQELTVVLIDTLAKMEDDYSRRPIARHFNAAQLTELAKRIDTEEDATVKARLINSYMTGITHQARKDEPFSQELVPALTKGLQSPDEAVKRESLFLLAVLKPDAPELLPPLQAMLKQPPENWDWRLSRVLAEMKEHAAPVLPRLQEVLQSKTDEAAMAMGMLHAIGPAAEPAVDDIVAAFEDLELDYDTMEALRQIGPAAKSAGPKIDARLPQTESLLEIAQTIIKIEAPTDALVAEFQRRLDDPVLKYEALSEAYVIEERFKLSPIVVDALATEDPEWQLAAERTIRSMDHYDPAFTPPLMKLLDSKIDEQRVAAIGALSTQKEANEQLLTALNGKLDDPSADVQRAAITGLGNYPEQIVDLVPRLVALLNESEQTQAAAIETLGKIGPPAKVALPRLLTLYESVTDYRKRYLSEAIAKIDTEAAKQAGIELPKE from the coding sequence ATGGATCGATCTACTCTGGTTCGCTTCGGTTGGTTGGTACTGCTGGTTGGTTGTTCAAGTCAGAACGATATCGCGAGTAATGATAGTGATCCACCCAAAGATCGACCCAGCGGTGTTTGGACCGAACGGGCCGAAGATCTGCAGCAGCAGAACGACAGCCGAGGGACCTTGAACGAGCCGATCCGGCAGGCCTCGATCAAGGACGGCGACGCCAAGGTGGAAGCCTCGGAAGACGATGCCGAATCGTCGATGAAGGAGCCATCGACGACCGAGCCAGCCGACCCGAGCGGTACCGAAGCGATGGAGGCCGAACAGCCGCCCACCGAAACCAACGGGGACGGCAAGGTCCCCTTCGTGCTGAAGGTGGCCGACGCCCCACCGATCGCCGCGGCTTTCTCAGGCGAAGAGATGCCAGCCGACCAATCGGTCAGTGAAGAAGTTCAGCGGACGCTCGAAGAATACGACGAGCCTGACTTCGATAAGCTGAAAGAGATTTTCCTCACCTACCCGCACGCCGAGTCGCGTAAAGATGCGCTGTGGCACATGGTGCGCTGGGTGAAGGGTCGCGACGCGGAGATTGTCTCGTTGCTGCGGACCGGCACGCAAGATCCAAGCGACCTCGTCCGCGGTGCGTCGCTCGAATTGTTGTGGGATGTGCAGACCAGCGAAGAGCGGCAATTGGATATCAGCTCGGCAATGGGGGAAGTGGTGCCGTTTCTCCAGAGCGATCACTCGCGGCGGGCCCTGACCATTATCAAGTCTTCGGGCCCCGATGCCTCGGCGACGATGCCGATGTTGATGCAGCTTCTCGAAGACGACGACTTCATCCACGGGGACCTCGTGATCGAGACCATTAGCGAGATGGGGGATTATGGACGGCAAGCGACCAAACAGCTCAGCCAGATCGCCGTCACCAGCTACGGCCGCAGCGAGGCGGCTGCGATCGCGCTCGGCAAGCTGGGGGAAGAGAAGCCGCTGCTCGAAGCGACCAGGCACAAAGATAGTTGGTTCTCGGACCGGGCCATTCGTGGTTTGTCGGAACTGCCGGCGAAAAGCCCTTGGGTCGTCAACGCGTTGATCGAAGCGACCAAGTCGGAAAGCAACTCGGCCAAGAAGTACGCCGTGCCAGGGCTCTGCAGCATTCAGCCACCGACCGAAGAGGTGACGCAGGCGTTGTTGACGCTCATGAAAGATAAAGACAACTTCGTTCGGGCCGAAGTCTACGAAAACCTGCCCAACATGAAACCACTTCCGCCCGAGCTGTTAGACGCCCTAGTCAGTGCGGCCGAGAACGAAGAGCCTGGCTACAGCAAAAATAAAGCGAAGGATGCCCTCGCGAACTGTGATGGTGCGGACGAGATTCGCTTGAGTTTGCTGCTGAAAGATGTGGAAGAGCGTGACGGCAGCTATTATGGCATCTTCGGAGACGGTGGCCCGACCTTCTTTCCGATGCTGAAGAAGATGGCGGTCGATCCGGAACTGCCGGTGCGTCGCCGCATCAGCGCGTTGATCGGATTGGAAAGCCTGGCCGACGGACTCGACCTGAATCTCGATGGGGACGACGGCGAGCAACTGGCCGAACTGGCCCGCAAGGTGGCGCAGGAGAAAGACGAGCCGCACCTTTATGTTGCCGCGATCGATCTGCTGATGCGGGTACGCGGGGCGAACCCTGATTACGACGTCTATCTGGAGGCGGTCTCGACCGACGGTCCGGTGGTGACCTACCGCGAAGCGATCGACATGCTATGCAGCGTTCGCAAACCGGAAGCCCTCTCCAAGTTTCAAGCCTTGATCGAGAATGGCAATCCGAAGCTGCTGGAAACGATCTTGCGACAAGTCCGCGTCTACGAAGACGACGCCAGCAGCCTGGTGCCGGCGATCATCAACGTTGAACTCGATCCGATGGTGTTCGACGATACCGAGAGCATCCGCACCGTACAGCTTGAAACGCTGGCCGCGATCGGCACCCAGCGCGACTTGATCGAGCCGTTCGCCAAGAAGGTGATGGCCGAGGTCAATCCTGAAAGCTATTTCTATGCCCTAGTCATGGAGCAGAACGCCGCGCTGATCGCCAAGTTCGATTTGCCGGCCGACGACCTGGTCGCCGCGATCAAGAAGCAACTGGAAGAAGCACCTTCCGATCAGAAGCGAGCCCGCTGGATCCCGACGCTGGTCAAGCTCGGCCCGAAAGCCGCTTCGCTCACGCCGCTGGTGGCCAGTTACTTGCAGTCGGAAGATTATGACCTGAAAACCGATTCGGTCGACGCGCTGGTTGCCTTCGGCCCGGCGGCGAAGGAGGCGGTTCCGCAGCTTATCGAATGTATCAAGACGTGGGATTACCCTTCCGCCCCGATCCAAGCCCTGGGCGCGATCGAGGCTGGCGGTCCGGAGTTCGTCAAGCTTGTCCCTAAGCTGCTGGAAGACATCGACAACCGCAATGTCGTTCTCGACACGATTGCCAAGCTGGGCCCCGCCGCCAAAGATGCGATCCCGGCGATCACGCCACTGCTGTCGAGCACAGATGATAGCGACGTCGAAAACGCGATCATCGCGCTCGGAGCGATGGGGGCCGAAGCGAAGTCGACCGTACCGCAGTTGATCAAGACCGCCCAAGAGAACGACGCCTACGGCATCCCCGACACGGCGGTTGCCGCGCTGGCGAAAATTGACCCCGCCAACCCAGCCGTGGTGGAACTGGGCCTGGGGCTGCTCGATCTGGACGACGACGAAGCGGTTGAGACGTTCCTGACGAACCTGGGCGAGAACGCGCCGGCCGTGCTGCAGCAAGGCCTACAAAGCGAAAGCCCGAAGGTGAAAGCGAACTCGCTTGCCCTGCTGGACAAGATTGACATCTCGGACGATCAGAAGCGCGAGATCAGCCAGACTTTGCTCGACGACGACGACGAATCGGTCCGCGCCAAGGCGGCCCAGCAGTTGTTTGCTCTGGGAGATCGTTCTGAAAAGATCCTGGGCCTCGCCTTCATCGCCGCGATGAACGATCAGAGTGGTCGCCAGAACCAGCAACTGTGGATGCTGCGTCGCGCGGTCACGCCTCAGGCCATCGACTATCTGCTGTCGGCCGATATCGAAGACCATCAGCGTAGCAATGCGATGGGCTGGCTCGACTCGACCGTGCCTCCGCAGTACACCGATCGCTTCCAGAAACTGTACGACGCCCTGGCATCGGAAGACGCCGTGCAGCGAACCTGGAGTGCGATCGCCCTGAGCCAGCTTGGCGACCGAAGCGACAAGGTGATGGACATCTTGGTGCAAGCGGCCAGCGAAGAAGGCCCGGCTCAGTTGAACGCGATTTACCAGATGCCGTACTACGAAATGATCTCGCCCGAAACTCAGGCGAAGGTCGAAGCCGCCATGCTGATGGTGATGAACACCGGCAGCCCCGAGATTGCCGGCGCGGCCCGTCAGGCGCTGGAGCGAAGCAGCCTGGAAAGCCCTGCCACACGCGAGGCGTTGGCCGTGATGCTGGAAGAGGAAGCGACCGTCGTTCCGGCGGCTCATATCGTGAGTGCCAGACTGAAAGACTTCGTCTTCAGCCCGAAAGCGATAGAAACGCTCGCCTCGCAGCTCGGAACCTCCGACGACGAGGTCGGCCGATACCAGCGCCGCGAGAACATTCGCGCTATCGGCAAGTGCCTCTTCCTGGCAGGCCCAACCGGGGTCGAGAAGCTGGTCGAAGGGATCCGCGCGTCAGAGCTGTCCGATGAACTGCGTCTGGCCGCGCTGACCGCGAACATTCAGAACCGCTACGGTGGCCAGGAAGTCGAACCACTCGACCCCGCCGTGCAAGCGGCGCTGAAACCGCTGCTGGAAAGCGACGACCTGTCGATCGCGACGACGGCAGCCATGCTGTTGGCCTTGGGGGACGCCGCCGATATCGAGCTGGCACCGAAGCTGTTGGCAGGTTTGTACCTCGAACAGTACGACTTCACCGACGTGCTGGTCGAAAGCATGTTGCTGCGGAAACAGGAAGCCGACGTCATCGTCCCGGGATTGATCAAGCAATTGCCGGACCTGCCGGAGCAAACCCAATCCCAGGTAGGCCGCCGGTTGGCGGAATCGGATAACGATTCCCAGGAGCTGACGGTCGTGTTGATCGACACGCTGGCGAAGATGGAAGACGACTATTCGCGAAGGCCGATCGCGCGGCACTTCAACGCGGCTCAGCTGACCGAACTGGCCAAGCGGATCGACACCGAAGAAGACGCCACGGTGAAAGCTCGCCTGATCAATTCGTACATGACCGGCATCACCCACCAGGCTCGGAAGGACGAACCGTTCTCGCAAGAGCTTGTGCCGGCCCTGACGAAGGGACTTCAATCGCCGGACGAAGCGGTGAAACGCGAATCGCTCTTCTTGTTGGCCGTGCTGAAGCCAGATGCTCCGGAACTGCTTCCTCCGCTGCAAGCGATGCTGAAGCAGCCGCCTGAGAACTGGGACTGGCGTCTTTCGCGGGTCCTGGCAGAAATGAAAGAACATGCCGCGCCGGTTTTGCCTCGGCTGCAAGAGGTGTTGCAGTCGAAGACCGATGAGGCGGCGATGGCCATGGGCATGTTGCACGCGATCGGTCCGGCCGCGGAACCGGCGGTCGACGACATCGTCGCAGCGTTCGAAGATCTGGAACTGGACTACGATACGATGGAAGCGTTGCGGCAGATTGGACCCGCTGCGAAAAGTGCCGGGCCAAAAATCGATGCGCGGTTGCCGCAAACGGAATCGCTGCTCGAAATCGCCCAGACGATTATCAAGATCGAAGCCCCAACCGACGCACTTGTCGCTGAGTTTCAACGCCGTCTGGATGATCCCGTGCTTAAATATGAAGCACTTTCCGAGGCTTACGTCATCGAAGAGCGGTTCAAGCTCTCCCCGATCGTAGTAGATGCGCTGGCCACAGAGGACCCAGAGTGGCAATTGGCGGCTGAAAGAACGATTCGTTCGATGGACCACTACGATCCAGCGTTCACGCCACCGCTGATGAAGCTACTCGATTCAAAGATTGACGAACAGCGCGTCGCGGCAATCGGTGCGCTTTCCACCCAGAAAGAGGCCAATGAGCAGCTTTTAACCGCGCTCAATGGGAAGCTCGATGATCCGAGCGCCGACGTACAGCGCGCGGCGATCACTGGCCTGGGGAACTATCCCGAGCAGATCGTCGACCTCGTACCGAGATTGGTTGCGCTGCTGAATGAAAGCGAGCAGACGCAAGCGGCCGCGATCGAAACGCTCGGCAAGATTGGCCCGCCCGCCAAGGTCGCGCTGCCTCGGTTGCTGACGCTCTATGAAAGTGTGACCGACTATCGGAAGCGGTACCTGAGCGAAGCGATCGCGAAGATCGATACCGAAGCGGCCAAGCAGGCCGGCATCGAGTTGCCGAAAGAGTAA